One genomic window of Actinomycetota bacterium includes the following:
- the rpe gene encoding ribulose-phosphate 3-epimerase codes for MVRKIKIAPSILSADFAHLGEQVKRAEEAGADYIHIDVMDGHFVPNISIGPSVVSAIKRYVNIPLDVHLMIENPEFFIEDFIEAGANLLSIHFEACTHLHQVIQRIKTHSNLGVGVALNPATTLTNLINILPEIHFVVIMSVNPGFGGQEFIPQTLEKIHLLKNMIEERNPSVEIEVDGGVSQENALDIIKAGADILVAGSAIFNHVDIGEAIRNLIKVVSLA; via the coding sequence ATGGTGAGAAAGATAAAGATCGCTCCCTCAATTTTGTCGGCGGATTTTGCCCACCTGGGAGAGCAAGTCAAGCGAGCTGAAGAAGCCGGAGCAGATTACATCCATATCGATGTCATGGATGGTCATTTCGTGCCCAATATCTCCATCGGTCCCTCCGTAGTTTCTGCTATCAAGCGATATGTCAATATCCCCTTGGATGTGCACCTGATGATCGAGAATCCAGAATTCTTCATCGAGGATTTCATCGAAGCTGGAGCCAATCTTCTCTCCATCCACTTTGAAGCCTGTACTCATCTACATCAAGTGATCCAGAGGATCAAGACTCATAGCAATCTAGGCGTTGGGGTAGCCTTAAATCCTGCAACAACTTTAACAAATCTCATCAACATCCTACCGGAGATACATTTTGTGGTCATTATGTCGGTTAATCCTGGCTTTGGGGGACAAGAGTTCATTCCTCAAACACTGGAGAAGATACATCTTCTTAAAAATATGATTGAAGAGCGCAATCCTTCGGTAGAGATAGAGGTTGATGGGGGGGTTTCCCAGGAGAATGCCCTTGATATCATAAAGGCGGGGGCGGATATCCTAGTTGCAGGTTCTGCCATTTTTAACCACGTCGATATCGGCGAGGCCATAAGGAACTTAATAAAAGTAGTTTCCCTTGCCTAA